In Vibrio sp. STUT-A11, a genomic segment contains:
- a CDS encoding DUF4406 domain-containing protein: MKKVYIAGPMTGLPEFNKPAFFAMEDELKRRGCIVMNPAILPDGFDWEEYMHICIPMLACCDTVVFLDGWQLSKGARLEYDKAVEMGKQLVTKPLLESKVA, from the coding sequence GTGAAGAAAGTTTACATTGCAGGCCCAATGACGGGATTACCAGAGTTTAACAAGCCAGCGTTCTTCGCGATGGAAGATGAGTTGAAACGCCGCGGGTGTATTGTCATGAACCCCGCTATTCTGCCTGATGGTTTTGATTGGGAAGAGTACATGCATATTTGTATTCCAATGCTGGCCTGCTGCGACACGGTGGTGTTTTTAGATGGTTGGCAACTTTCGAAAGGCGCTCGATTGGAATACGACAAAGCGGTCGAGATGGGTAAGCAGCTGGTGACTAAGCCGTTGCTTGAGTCTAAAGTCGCTTAA
- a CDS encoding YfdQ family protein — protein MDKSAIQQIQESANAPQFLEQLQKGGFPVAALPESFDLHDLEKYMPNRNQFRGTMKTANIDEFVRYHEHYQTEGNQCFIDADQMAAVTIFDLGTQTVPGHCKHQAKLVLRQTAAFKALINMDEKKSNQKQLAEWVEDYSDFIQVFSTTGEVIENAVASAAIRNMKFEAKAGRESNVDDFSHHQSEYESIAVRTKEEFPMPAVFKFTCIPYLGLAERTFEMRMSTIGNETLILRIKKLEQHEEEMGEEFQTKLQDCFKVGEIEIDTFIGSFSS, from the coding sequence ATGGATAAATCAGCAATCCAACAGATTCAAGAATCAGCGAATGCCCCACAATTCTTAGAACAGTTACAAAAGGGAGGCTTCCCTGTTGCAGCCTTACCAGAGTCTTTCGATTTGCATGACTTAGAGAAGTACATGCCAAACCGCAATCAATTCCGCGGCACGATGAAGACGGCAAATATCGACGAGTTTGTGCGCTATCACGAGCATTACCAAACCGAAGGTAACCAATGCTTTATTGACGCTGACCAAATGGCCGCAGTCACTATCTTTGACCTTGGTACTCAAACTGTTCCTGGTCACTGTAAGCACCAGGCAAAATTGGTGTTGCGCCAAACCGCTGCATTTAAAGCGCTCATCAATATGGATGAGAAAAAAAGCAACCAGAAACAACTGGCTGAATGGGTAGAAGACTACAGCGATTTTATTCAGGTGTTCTCTACCACTGGTGAAGTTATAGAGAATGCAGTGGCCTCTGCCGCTATTCGTAATATGAAGTTTGAAGCAAAGGCTGGGCGTGAATCAAACGTAGATGACTTCAGCCATCACCAATCTGAATATGAGTCGATAGCTGTTCGCACCAAAGAAGAGTTCCCGATGCCAGCTGTCTTCAAGTTCACTTGTATTCCGTATTTAGGTCTAGCAGAACGCACCTTTGAAATGCGTATGAGCACCATTGGTAACGAAACCTTGATCCTTCGAATTAAAAAGCTGGAGCAGCACGAAGAAGAGATGGGCGAAGAGTTCCAAACCAAACTGCAAGACTGTTTCAAAGTCGGTGAAATCGAGATTGATACCTTTATTGGTTCATTCTCCAGCTAA
- a CDS encoding helix-turn-helix transcriptional regulator produces the protein MTELKVQSRSFTIEPMVHSENVRSNFAQRLAQACTKAGIEEHGRGVILAKALKVTPKAVSKWLNAESMPRQNKIEELANLLKVDLFWLQYGKHHDSSASNASQKPNEANAEILGEIDAWDRKTPLSDDEVEVPFFADIRLSAGSGEVAEREHTGLKLRFAKSTLRRYNVPPECAVCVKATGNSMEPVLPDGSTVGIDTSSTGVVDGKMYAINHCGELRVKLLYKTPGGGLRVRSYNSEEHPEERYSQEQAKDIVVLGRVFWYSVML, from the coding sequence ATGACGGAACTGAAAGTACAATCAAGAAGTTTTACTATTGAACCTATGGTTCATAGTGAAAATGTGCGTTCAAACTTCGCCCAAAGGCTTGCACAGGCCTGTACAAAAGCTGGGATAGAAGAACATGGAAGGGGTGTTATTTTAGCTAAAGCACTTAAAGTGACGCCAAAAGCTGTAAGTAAATGGCTAAACGCGGAGTCAATGCCACGCCAAAATAAAATAGAAGAATTAGCAAACCTCCTCAAAGTTGATCTGTTCTGGCTCCAGTACGGAAAGCATCATGACAGCTCAGCCTCGAACGCATCTCAAAAGCCAAACGAAGCCAATGCGGAAATTTTAGGAGAAATTGACGCCTGGGATCGTAAAACCCCACTTTCAGATGACGAGGTAGAAGTGCCATTTTTTGCAGATATTCGCCTTTCAGCTGGCAGTGGTGAAGTAGCCGAACGTGAACATACCGGTCTTAAACTGCGTTTTGCCAAATCGACGTTACGCCGTTACAACGTTCCGCCAGAATGCGCGGTATGCGTAAAAGCGACAGGCAATAGTATGGAACCCGTATTACCGGACGGTTCAACCGTCGGGATTGATACCTCTAGCACTGGGGTGGTAGACGGAAAAATGTACGCCATTAATCACTGTGGTGAACTTCGCGTGAAGCTCTTGTACAAAACACCAGGTGGTGGCTTAAGGGTTCGTAGTTATAACTCAGAAGAACACCCAGAAGAACGCTACTCGCAGGAACAAGCTAAAGATATCGTCGTGCTCGGCAGAGTATTTTGGTATTCGGTCATGTTGTAA
- a CDS encoding helix-turn-helix domain-containing protein — protein sequence MSVKVMSYVWDIPSFKGSDKLVMLCLADHSDDSGLCWPSIDTIARKSGVSPTTVKSTLKKLEAGGWLFKKNQFKKADTGRLVRSNNQYQLPVMLLKKKADEQTDFEQSNFVCSKVERSKLEQTKEHRGVGQIPAGGRSESGYKPPIDPPIEPSSKDLAPSELEASELPVICLPTNRKDQFYEVSTTQVMEWKQTYPAVNVLDQLRKMKVWSDANPRKRKTQGGMVRFITAWLGREQDKGRYLAPEQQPQQTKSDGDEIKSKVRHLEMDIDSENQHLIRVMSHGGTEQAIQASKNKIKRLSDERRELLTQLAEVNSDGGEVSWGDGFAA from the coding sequence ATGTCAGTCAAAGTAATGAGCTACGTTTGGGACATTCCGAGTTTTAAAGGTTCTGATAAGTTGGTGATGCTTTGTCTGGCTGACCATTCAGACGATAGCGGCCTTTGTTGGCCGTCTATCGATACCATTGCACGTAAATCTGGTGTTTCACCTACTACCGTTAAATCGACGCTTAAGAAACTGGAAGCGGGTGGTTGGCTATTCAAAAAGAACCAATTCAAAAAGGCGGATACAGGTCGTTTAGTCCGTTCGAATAACCAATACCAACTACCAGTGATGCTTTTGAAAAAGAAAGCAGATGAACAGACGGATTTTGAACAGTCGAATTTCGTCTGTTCAAAAGTCGAACGTTCGAAACTCGAACAGACGAAAGAGCATAGGGGGGTAGGTCAAATTCCGGCTGGGGGTAGGTCGGAATCCGGCTATAAACCACCAATAGATCCACCAATAGAACCATCAAGTAAAGATCTTGCTCCGAGCGAGCTCGAAGCCAGCGAGCTTCCGGTAATTTGTTTGCCTACCAATCGCAAAGATCAATTCTACGAAGTCAGCACCACTCAGGTGATGGAATGGAAACAGACCTACCCAGCGGTGAATGTGCTCGATCAGCTGCGCAAAATGAAAGTTTGGAGTGACGCAAATCCACGTAAGCGCAAGACCCAAGGCGGTATGGTTCGATTCATCACTGCATGGCTAGGCCGTGAGCAAGACAAGGGGCGTTACTTGGCGCCAGAGCAGCAACCGCAGCAAACCAAATCCGATGGTGACGAGATTAAATCTAAGGTTCGTCATCTTGAGATGGATATCGACAGCGAGAACCAACACCTCATACGGGTGATGAGCCACGGCGGGACTGAACAGGCGATTCAAGCCAGTAAGAACAAAATCAAACGTCTATCGGACGAGCGCAGGGAATTGTTAACTCAACTAGCGGAGGTGAATTCAGATGGTGGAGAAGTTAGTTGGGGTGATGGTTTCGCGGCCTAA
- a CDS encoding HD domain-containing protein: protein MERLEKQLKLLIELDQLKNVLRRTRVKSAQGRLENSGEHSWHVALMAVLMEEHANAPVNICRVMKMLLIHDVVEIDAGDTFVYDTAASKEQAEKEIKAAERLFGMLPREQGKELLALWHEFEAAQTDDAKYAKALDRLIPMLLNYHNDGQSWQEHGVTREQALTINKRIELGSVTLWDKAKEIIEDATDKGWLKS from the coding sequence ATGGAAAGACTAGAGAAGCAGCTAAAGCTATTAATAGAGTTGGATCAGTTGAAAAATGTGCTTCGCCGAACCCGTGTAAAAAGCGCGCAAGGCCGATTGGAAAACAGCGGAGAACACAGTTGGCACGTAGCCCTGATGGCCGTCTTGATGGAAGAACATGCCAATGCCCCGGTCAATATTTGCCGAGTCATGAAAATGCTGTTGATCCACGATGTCGTAGAGATCGACGCGGGCGACACCTTTGTTTATGATACCGCGGCTTCAAAAGAGCAGGCGGAAAAAGAAATCAAAGCCGCAGAACGTTTATTTGGCATGCTACCAAGAGAGCAAGGTAAAGAGCTATTGGCACTGTGGCATGAGTTTGAAGCCGCGCAGACTGACGATGCAAAGTATGCAAAAGCCCTCGACCGTTTAATACCAATGCTTCTGAATTATCATAATGACGGTCAAAGTTGGCAAGAACATGGCGTAACGCGTGAACAAGCGCTTACTATTAACAAAAGAATTGAACTTGGCTCTGTCACATTGTGGGACAAAGCGAAAGAAATAATTGAAGATGCCACCGATAAAGGTTGGCTGAAATCGTAA
- a CDS encoding DNA cytosine methyltransferase, with the protein MLYPNEIVVDNFAGGGGASTGMELGLNRHVDIAINHDPAAIDMHRVNHPETKHYCESVWDVDPVEACSGRPVGLAWFSPDCKHFSKAKGNRPVDKNIRGLAWVAVRWAALVPVRMMMLENVEEFMTWGPVVETENGKFKPCPERKGETFDAFVKVLTTGLHRDHPAWPEIVGALGSEFPHYDRLEKGLGYQLDYKVLHACDYGAPTIRKRFFLVARNDGKDIVWPAKTHGPKGSGLKPYASAADIIDWSIPVKSIFNRKRPLADKTMERIAKGLNKFVLSAEAPFVVPDHCTTPFLTECANASSQRNMPANEPLRTICAQVKGGHFALVTAFMTKFRAGSVGYEVDSPVHTITSGGEQKRPGTANTQAVVTSHMVKMRGTNIGHCTDEPVHTISAGGFHIGEVRAFLLKYYGTSYGEACDSPIGTVKTKDRFGLVTVKGEEYQIVDIGMRMLEPHELFAAQGFPEDYKISHNSEGKKLSKASQVARCGNAVCPPVAQALVEANLTSVMKLEVA; encoded by the coding sequence ATGCTTTATCCAAATGAGATTGTTGTAGACAACTTTGCAGGTGGTGGGGGTGCGTCTACAGGTATGGAGTTAGGGCTAAATCGCCACGTAGATATTGCCATTAACCATGATCCTGCTGCCATTGACATGCATCGAGTAAACCACCCAGAGACGAAACATTACTGTGAATCGGTGTGGGACGTTGACCCAGTTGAAGCATGTTCAGGCAGACCAGTAGGCTTAGCGTGGTTTTCACCTGATTGTAAGCACTTCTCAAAAGCTAAGGGGAATCGTCCGGTTGACAAGAATATTCGCGGATTGGCGTGGGTAGCCGTTCGTTGGGCAGCGCTGGTGCCAGTTCGAATGATGATGTTGGAGAATGTTGAAGAGTTCATGACATGGGGACCTGTTGTTGAAACTGAAAACGGAAAATTCAAACCATGCCCAGAGCGGAAAGGTGAAACGTTTGACGCATTCGTAAAAGTGTTAACGACAGGTCTCCATCGTGATCATCCTGCATGGCCTGAAATTGTTGGAGCTCTAGGTAGCGAATTTCCTCACTATGACCGCTTGGAAAAAGGGTTAGGTTATCAATTGGACTATAAAGTTCTTCATGCTTGCGACTATGGGGCTCCTACCATTAGAAAGCGATTTTTCTTAGTTGCCAGAAACGATGGCAAAGACATTGTGTGGCCGGCTAAAACTCATGGTCCAAAAGGTAGTGGTTTAAAGCCTTACGCATCTGCTGCTGACATTATTGATTGGTCTATCCCTGTTAAATCAATATTCAATCGTAAGCGACCGCTAGCAGATAAGACAATGGAACGTATTGCCAAAGGGTTAAACAAATTTGTGCTGTCAGCAGAAGCGCCATTTGTTGTTCCAGATCACTGCACCACACCATTTTTGACTGAATGCGCCAACGCTTCAAGCCAAAGAAACATGCCAGCTAACGAACCATTGCGAACCATATGCGCTCAAGTCAAAGGCGGTCATTTTGCGTTGGTGACGGCATTTATGACGAAATTCAGAGCAGGTAGCGTTGGTTATGAAGTAGATAGCCCTGTTCATACTATTACGTCAGGAGGCGAACAGAAAAGACCAGGTACAGCGAACACCCAAGCGGTCGTAACTAGCCATATGGTAAAGATGCGCGGCACTAACATCGGCCACTGCACTGATGAACCAGTACATACCATTTCTGCCGGTGGGTTTCATATTGGTGAAGTAAGAGCGTTTCTACTCAAGTATTACGGCACTAGCTACGGCGAGGCATGTGATAGCCCAATTGGCACGGTCAAGACTAAAGACCGCTTTGGGTTAGTCACGGTTAAAGGTGAAGAATACCAAATCGTAGATATTGGTATGCGAATGTTAGAACCGCATGAACTGTTCGCTGCACAAGGTTTTCCAGAAGACTACAAAATTTCGCACAACAGTGAAGGCAAGAAACTATCTAAAGCTAGCCAAGTAGCAAGATGTGGTAATGCAGTATGCCCACCAGTTGCCCAAGCACTAGTAGAAGCAAATTTAACATCAGTTATGAAATTAGAGGTGGCTTAA
- a CDS encoding 3'-5' exonuclease, with translation MMANENTPKKEIMIDIECMGKGSKAPITSLGAVVFNPHTGELGNEFEVVVNLNSSAYYGEIDASTVTWWLQQSDEARAIYAKGTPKLTLKDALNQFNEWLSAQGEPNDLYLWGNGKEFDNVIVRNAFEACRIRPNFSHWNDSDVRTIVKMGRDILGIDPKTTLEREGVHHSALDDAKFQARYVSDIWMNFMPEKRTEVSDG, from the coding sequence ATGATGGCTAATGAAAACACACCTAAAAAAGAAATCATGATCGATATTGAATGCATGGGCAAAGGCAGCAAAGCACCAATCACAAGTTTAGGTGCAGTTGTATTCAACCCACATACTGGCGAACTTGGTAACGAGTTTGAAGTAGTGGTAAACCTAAACAGCTCCGCTTATTACGGTGAAATAGACGCTTCAACGGTGACCTGGTGGTTACAACAGAGCGATGAAGCTCGCGCCATTTACGCCAAAGGCACTCCTAAATTAACGCTTAAAGACGCATTAAATCAGTTCAACGAGTGGCTTTCAGCTCAAGGCGAGCCAAACGACCTCTATCTATGGGGTAATGGCAAAGAATTCGACAACGTCATCGTCCGCAATGCCTTTGAAGCCTGCCGCATCAGACCAAACTTCTCACACTGGAATGATAGTGATGTTCGCACCATCGTAAAAATGGGACGAGACATTCTAGGCATTGATCCCAAAACCACGTTAGAACGCGAAGGTGTGCACCACTCCGCGCTAGATGACGCCAAGTTCCAAGCCCGCTATGTAAGCGACATTTGGATGAACTTTATGCCCGAGAAGAGAACAGAGGTGAGTGATGGCTAA
- a CDS encoding site-specific integrase, whose protein sequence is MNTPEGVEIRGKSIRISFTYREMRCRETLKGWEVTKGNLKKAGHLRASILSEISLGTFDYLSRFPTSKKAQLFATPEQRGKNLTVRELFDDYIQLKQTTMASQSLYVLSTTARACCLFVGEERTISTITIMDALKCQKLMVDSPTRSGASRSAKTINNMIKLLRRCFDLAVKSKFIDDNPFLHVELLSGGSGEPDPLELEEFHQLIESTTNLQQRNMFTLAIYTGMRTGELCALAWEDVDLDKGTIEITRNVTIERKFTTPKNKKSERTIHLLEPALLALKSQRELTMFSPVRDIFVEVKGSNTFRQESVRFVFIPERRNGQAPSETYKTTTYNRLWSRALKRAGIRHRCSYQSRHTYACWLITKGANLSFIAEQMGHKSTMMLERVYGRFMKSHSHEQIEYLNGIMASNK, encoded by the coding sequence ATGAACACACCAGAAGGTGTAGAGATCCGTGGTAAGTCTATCCGCATTAGTTTTACTTACCGCGAGATGCGTTGTCGGGAGACACTAAAAGGTTGGGAAGTCACTAAAGGCAATCTCAAAAAAGCAGGTCATCTACGCGCTTCTATACTTTCTGAAATTTCATTAGGCACTTTTGATTACTTGTCACGCTTTCCAACATCAAAGAAAGCACAACTTTTTGCGACGCCAGAACAGCGAGGCAAGAACCTTACCGTTCGTGAGTTGTTTGACGACTATATTCAATTGAAGCAAACGACAATGGCCTCACAGTCACTCTATGTTTTGAGTACTACCGCAAGAGCATGCTGCTTGTTTGTTGGGGAAGAACGTACAATTTCCACCATTACGATCATGGATGCACTCAAGTGCCAAAAGTTAATGGTCGACTCCCCTACTCGATCTGGCGCATCACGGAGTGCAAAGACGATCAATAATATGATCAAACTTCTGCGCCGATGCTTTGACTTAGCGGTGAAATCAAAGTTTATCGATGACAATCCATTTCTGCATGTTGAGTTGCTTAGTGGTGGATCTGGTGAACCGGACCCACTGGAACTAGAAGAGTTCCACCAGCTAATAGAATCAACGACAAACTTACAGCAACGGAATATGTTCACCTTGGCCATTTACACCGGCATGCGAACTGGTGAACTTTGTGCGTTAGCCTGGGAAGATGTTGATCTAGATAAAGGGACGATCGAGATTACTCGCAACGTCACGATTGAACGAAAATTCACAACACCAAAGAATAAGAAGTCAGAGCGAACTATTCACCTGCTTGAACCAGCCCTTCTCGCCCTTAAGTCTCAAAGAGAGCTAACCATGTTTAGCCCGGTAAGAGATATTTTTGTAGAAGTAAAAGGCTCAAACACCTTTCGCCAGGAAAGCGTTCGATTCGTGTTTATTCCAGAACGTCGTAATGGCCAAGCACCTAGCGAGACCTATAAAACGACAACATATAATCGTCTATGGTCACGCGCGCTTAAACGAGCTGGCATTCGCCATCGCTGTTCATATCAATCTCGACATACCTACGCTTGTTGGCTGATCACCAAAGGGGCAAACCTGTCCTTTATTGCGGAACAGATGGGTCACAAAAGCACAATGATGTTGGAGCGCGTTTACGGCAGGTTCATGAAATCTCACTCCCACGAACAGATCGAATACTTAAATGGGATCATGGCTTCAAATAAATAA
- the rimJ gene encoding ribosomal protein S5-alanine N-acetyltransferase, whose translation MEDKSSSVTVHKLDGDLLLRTAEIADADMIAEYFQVNRDYLKPYEPTREDAFFTVNGWLQKLIKLSELHRQGLGYYCLLIDTQKQCMLGTISFSGLVRFPFHSCSVGYSLAQTAQGNGYMRRGLKMACDYMFDVQNMHRIQAGYMPHNKRSEAVLEHVGFNKEGYAKDYLLIDGEWQDHILTSLTKPDWQPKAR comes from the coding sequence ATGGAAGATAAAAGTTCATCCGTCACCGTTCATAAGTTGGACGGCGACTTACTTCTGCGTACTGCTGAAATCGCTGATGCAGATATGATTGCCGAATATTTTCAGGTGAATCGCGATTATTTAAAGCCGTATGAACCAACCCGCGAGGACGCCTTCTTTACCGTCAATGGTTGGCTACAAAAGCTGATTAAACTGAGCGAACTCCACCGTCAGGGGCTCGGCTATTACTGCCTTCTTATTGATACCCAAAAACAATGCATGTTAGGGACAATTTCCTTCAGCGGTCTGGTTCGTTTCCCATTCCACTCATGCAGCGTTGGTTACTCTCTTGCCCAAACGGCGCAGGGTAACGGATACATGCGTCGCGGTCTAAAAATGGCTTGTGATTACATGTTTGACGTGCAAAATATGCATCGAATTCAGGCAGGGTACATGCCACATAACAAACGTAGCGAAGCGGTTCTGGAACATGTTGGCTTCAATAAAGAAGGCTATGCGAAGGATTATCTGTTGATAGATGGCGAGTGGCAAGATCATATCTTAACCTCACTGACTAAACCTGACTGGCAACCAAAGGCTCGATGA
- the xisR gene encoding excisionase family protein, whose protein sequence is MRTFTVIQLEPNRWVKEDLLMDLTGMSTNEIKDYRQFRWIEGVHFKKASGKSSGGGKSFKYDRVAIDEFSARERVA, encoded by the coding sequence ATGAGAACATTTACGGTGATTCAACTCGAGCCTAACCGCTGGGTTAAAGAAGATCTTTTGATGGATTTAACCGGCATGTCCACCAATGAAATCAAAGACTATCGTCAGTTTCGTTGGATTGAAGGCGTTCACTTTAAAAAAGCATCCGGTAAAAGTAGTGGTGGTGGCAAAAGTTTTAAGTATGACCGTGTTGCCATTGATGAGTTTTCAGCAAGAGAAAGGGTTGCGTAA
- a CDS encoding endonuclease domain-containing protein yields the protein MSALEQTLLFQIKAMGLELPEKEYRFHETRRWRFDFAYPEQQLAVEVEGGTWAGGRHTRGSGYEKDCEKYNEAALRGWSVLRFTGSMIKSGKAVETLKEALS from the coding sequence ATGAGTGCGTTAGAGCAAACCCTTCTTTTCCAAATCAAGGCGATGGGGTTAGAACTGCCAGAGAAGGAATACCGTTTCCATGAAACACGACGCTGGCGTTTTGATTTTGCTTACCCAGAACAGCAGTTGGCGGTGGAAGTGGAAGGCGGTACGTGGGCGGGTGGTCGCCACACTCGCGGCAGTGGTTATGAGAAAGATTGCGAGAAATACAACGAAGCAGCATTACGAGGTTGGTCAGTACTCCGATTCACCGGAAGTATGATTAAGAGCGGAAAAGCAGTAGAGACATTAAAGGAAGCATTATCGTGA
- a CDS encoding DUF2947 domain-containing protein, protein MSYLPLDEYQRKWIFTHQSMPVLEEDLAQIKPMSQARSAQFWKENISAQSPDMDRLSSQDWPMKESNWSETVDWMAAWESDEPEMPTEVETHIDWQDDVTVYFCYEKYNVIETKWSIFKKHWKNFLFYDDGPMLIGRRRSQALWFDSKGNVKLGERH, encoded by the coding sequence ATGTCTTATTTGCCTTTGGACGAATACCAAAGAAAATGGATTTTTACTCACCAGTCGATGCCGGTACTAGAAGAAGACTTAGCGCAGATAAAGCCAATGAGTCAGGCTCGCTCCGCTCAGTTCTGGAAAGAGAACATCAGTGCACAAAGCCCTGATATGGACCGTTTGAGCTCTCAAGATTGGCCGATGAAAGAGTCCAATTGGTCAGAAACTGTCGACTGGATGGCCGCTTGGGAATCAGACGAGCCAGAAATGCCAACCGAAGTGGAAACACATATCGATTGGCAAGACGATGTAACGGTTTATTTCTGTTACGAGAAGTACAACGTCATCGAAACCAAGTGGTCTATTTTCAAAAAGCACTGGAAGAACTTTCTGTTCTATGATGATGGCCCAATGCTGATTGGCCGCCGTCGCTCTCAAGCACTTTGGTTTGACTCAAAAGGCAATGTTAAGCTGGGCGAACGCCACTAG
- a CDS encoding DUF968 domain-containing protein, translated as MLKVSLDVVPTLNAALIPLSPNKEAIQRLLVDGKIGLVSPNQRLATKTAGGLSSDDLSLVAFFAHEDVQLLIGSTAKYVDTISECQLQDEGYCNHNLKTRVTGEGAIRLCWHHDNMADDSHQAFSIARKNTVRHGLMVVSRQLHGEVRRITDVDLCWWAVRNEVYSLLPQSVIDRQFKREEGSKRVGVLGNVDTDARYVFEGQREQLERLAKPVLKLVIDDDPPAMYLRKPKPIRWESEKYLSFVRKLPCRVCGKTAGIAHHLIGHGEGKMGSKASDIFTIPLCHDHHQELHRDVNRWERQHGDQLWHVKETINRALVVGALG; from the coding sequence ATGCTAAAAGTCAGCTTAGATGTTGTCCCTACACTGAATGCCGCCCTCATTCCATTAAGCCCAAACAAAGAAGCCATTCAACGTTTGCTGGTGGACGGTAAGATCGGGTTGGTTTCTCCTAATCAGCGTTTGGCCACAAAGACTGCAGGAGGGTTGTCTTCGGATGACCTTTCTTTGGTGGCGTTCTTCGCTCATGAAGACGTTCAACTGCTTATCGGTAGTACGGCTAAGTACGTTGATACGATTTCTGAGTGTCAACTGCAGGATGAAGGTTACTGCAATCATAATTTGAAAACTCGAGTAACCGGAGAGGGAGCGATTCGTTTGTGTTGGCATCACGACAACATGGCCGATGACAGTCACCAGGCGTTTTCCATAGCCCGAAAGAATACGGTTCGCCATGGTCTGATGGTTGTCTCTCGCCAGCTGCATGGCGAAGTAAGGCGTATTACAGATGTTGATTTGTGCTGGTGGGCCGTTCGCAATGAAGTGTATTCACTATTGCCGCAGTCTGTTATCGATCGTCAGTTCAAACGAGAGGAGGGTAGCAAGCGAGTGGGTGTGCTTGGAAACGTGGATACAGATGCCAGGTATGTATTCGAAGGTCAGCGTGAACAACTAGAACGATTGGCCAAGCCAGTTCTGAAATTGGTCATCGATGACGATCCACCAGCCATGTATTTGAGAAAACCAAAGCCTATTCGTTGGGAGAGCGAAAAGTACCTCTCTTTCGTACGTAAGTTACCTTGCCGTGTTTGCGGTAAGACTGCCGGTATTGCCCATCACCTAATAGGGCACGGAGAAGGAAAGATGGGCAGCAAGGCCTCGGATATATTCACCATCCCGTTGTGTCATGATCACCACCAAGAGCTACACCGTGATGTGAACCGTTGGGAACGTCAACACGGCGATCAGCTCTGGCATGTGAAAGAAACGATTAATAGGGCATTGGTGGTAGGGGCTTTGGGTTGA
- a CDS encoding phage regulatory CII family protein yields the protein MTHTQSRGKFPRFYEGVIRFKNHHSLRAIALRLGYSEVDYSNRLKKRFNTNQPESKLFVDDVIAFTKESGDYSMIDGLCKEVGLCTPMPFNYNSQANLNTEFLVATKALGEMAEQLNVTKLSANGVSRLSSSIHTLVASAMTIGYAAESRFGGISMAMMFGDMSSGVLS from the coding sequence ATGACCCACACACAAAGCAGGGGGAAATTCCCTCGCTTCTATGAAGGCGTTATTCGTTTTAAGAACCACCACAGCCTGCGCGCTATTGCGCTAAGGCTTGGTTACTCAGAAGTGGATTATAGCAACCGACTAAAGAAACGCTTTAACACCAATCAACCGGAATCGAAGTTGTTTGTTGATGACGTTATCGCGTTCACCAAAGAGTCTGGTGACTACAGCATGATAGACGGCCTATGCAAAGAGGTCGGGCTGTGTACCCCAATGCCGTTTAACTACAACTCACAGGCCAATCTCAATACCGAGTTTTTGGTCGCAACTAAGGCGCTTGGTGAGATGGCCGAGCAACTTAACGTAACCAAGCTTTCTGCCAATGGGGTTAGCCGTTTGTCTTCATCCATTCATACGCTGGTGGCTTCGGCCATGACGATTGGCTATGCCGCAGAGAGCCGCTTTGGTGGTATCAGCATGGCCATGATGTTTGGCGATATGTCTTCGGGAGTCTTGTCATGA
- the bamE gene encoding outer membrane protein assembly factor BamE, whose protein sequence is MKNIIFSFIAALLITGCAQNKVDYGKASLQLELGMSKQEVINILGEPKRTDVTESRTRWVYWNPETYGFTTFDNELLSSDSLVVTFEDGEVAKWGKANLVPDMEEIYEQQQKLYSNPIKTEVTIKSE, encoded by the coding sequence ATGAAAAATATAATTTTTAGTTTTATTGCTGCTTTATTAATTACTGGCTGCGCACAAAATAAAGTTGACTATGGAAAAGCCTCACTTCAGCTTGAGCTTGGCATGTCAAAACAGGAAGTGATAAATATTCTTGGCGAGCCGAAACGAACCGATGTAACCGAAAGCCGCACACGTTGGGTCTACTGGAATCCTGAAACCTACGGGTTTACTACCTTCGACAATGAATTGTTATCTAGTGACAGTCTTGTGGTGACATTCGAAGATGGGGAAGTGGCAAAATGGGGTAAAGCAAACCTAGTTCCAGACATGGAAGAGATCTACGAGCAACAACAAAAATTATACAGTAACCCCATAAAAACCGAAGTCACCATTAAGTCAGAATAA